One Eleginops maclovinus isolate JMC-PN-2008 ecotype Puerto Natales chromosome 22, JC_Emac_rtc_rv5, whole genome shotgun sequence DNA segment encodes these proteins:
- the alox5a gene encoding polyunsaturated fatty acid 5-lipoxygenase — protein MPSYTVTVSTGSQWFAGTDDYIYITLVGTDRCSERTLLDKPLYNDFERGAVDSYEVRVEENLGEIVLVKIEKKKYWVQDDWYCKYITVKTPSGDYLEFPCFRWLVDDKEVVLRDGRAHLPQDDKTSLVKQHRQKELERRRKTYRWKEWQPGFPMSIDANRHKDLPRDIQFDTEKGVDFVLNYSKAIENLFVNQFMHMFQSSWSDFADFEKIFVRIKNTISEYVMKHWKEDFMFGYQFLNGCNPVVIQKCTKIPDKFPVTDEMVSVSLEREMTLEQEIEAGNIYIVDYELLDGITANCTDPCTLQYLAAPICLLYKNAQKKIMPIAIQLGQNPGKDNPIFLPTDGKYDWLLAKIWVRSADFQYHQNITHLLRTHLITEVFAIAMYRQLPAVHPVYKLLMPHIRFTIAINTKAREQLICEFGIFDKANATGGGGHVELITKAVKSLTFRSLCFPEIIKARGLDNEEELPTYFYRDDGYRVWEATKSFVSDVVHIYYTSDETLQEDEEIQAFIKDVCSFGMQDFDHCEFPKSLKSRAELSEYLTAIVFTASSQHAAVNFGQYDWCSWIPNAPSTMRRPPPNKKGIADVNLIIESLPDRGRSSWHLGAVWALSQYQECELYLGMYPDEHFIEKPVKEAMKKFRKQLAEISLSIKTRNEGKKLPYYNMSPDKIPNSVAV, from the exons ATGCCTTCCTACACGGTGACTGTTTCCACAGGCAGCCAGTGGTTCGCAGGGACAGATGATTATATCTACATTACACTGGTGGGCACGGACAGATGCAGCGAGAGAACGCTGCTGGACAAACCTTTGTACAATGACTTTGAGAGGGGGGCG GTGGACTCCTATGAAGTGAGGGTGGAGGAGAACTTGGGAGAGATTGTGCTAGTGAAGATTGAGAAGAAAAAGTACTGGGTGCAGGATGACTGGTACTGCAAGTACATCACAGTCAAGACCCCCAGTGGAGACTATCTGGAGTTCCCCTGCTTCCGCTGGCTGGTGGATGACAAGGAGGTGGTGCTGCGGGATGGAAGAG CACATCTGCCTCAGGATGATAAGACCAGCCTGGTGaagcagcacagacagaaagagctggaaaggagaagaaagaccTACAG GTGGAAGGAGTGGCAGCCAGGCTTTCCTATGAGCATAGATGCTAACAGACACAAGGATTTGCCACGGGACATCCAGTTTGACACTGAGAAGGGAGTGGACTTTGTCCTGAACTACAGTAAGGC AATAGAGAACCTGTTTGTGAACCAGTTCATGCACATGTTCCAGTCATCTTGGAGTGACTTTGCTGACTTTGAGAAGATCTTTGTGagaatcaaaaacacaatctCAG AATATGTGATGAAACACTGGAAGGAGGACTTCATGTTTGGATACCAATTTCTGAACGGCTGCAACCCCGTAGTAATCCAAAAGTGCACCAAAATTCCGGACAAGTTTCCGGTCACTGATGAGATGGTTTCTGTGAGCCTGGAGAGGGAGATGACTCTGGAGCAGGAAATAGAG GCAGGAAACATCTACATAGTAGACTACGAGTTGTTGGACGGCATCACTGCTAACTGCACTGACCCGTGCACTCTGCAGTACCTGGCTGCTCCCATTTGTCTGCTTTACAAGAACGCTCAGAAGAAGATCATGCCCATAGCCATACAG CTCGGGCAGAATCCAGGTAAAGACAACCCGATCTTCCTGCCCACTGACGGTAAGTACGACTGGCTGCTGGCTAAGATCTGGGTCCGCTCGGCTGACTTCCAGTACCACCAGAACATCACGCACCTGCTCAGGACTCACCTGATCACAGAGGTGTTTGCTATTGCCATGTACCGGCAGCTTCCTGCTGTTCACCCTGTGTATAAG CTGCTTATGCCACACATTCGTTTTACCATCGCTATCAACACCAAGGCCAGAGAGCAGCTCATCTGTGAGTTTGGCATCTTTGACAAG GCGAATGCTACAGGTGGAGGTGGTCACGTCGAGCTGATCACGAAGGCTGTGAAGTCTCTGACCTTCAGGTCTCTGTGCTTCCCCGAAATCATCAAGGCGCGTGGCCTGGACAACGAGGAGGAGCTGCCCACGTACTTCTACAGAGATGACGGCTACAGGGTGTGGGAGGCTACCAAGAG CTTTGTGTCTGATGTGGTGCATATTTACTACACCAGCGATGAGACCTTGCAGGAGGATGAAGAAATCCAGGCCTTCATTAAAGATGTGTGCAGCTTCGGGATGCAGGACTTCGATCACTGTG AGTTTCCCAAGTCACTGAAATCCCGTGCCGAGCTGTCAGAGTACCTGACCGCCATTGTGTTCACCGCTTCATCCCAGCATGCAGCTGTCAACTTTGGACAG TACGACTGGTGCTCCTGGATCCCCAACGCTCCGTCTACCATGAGAAGGCCCCCGCCCAACAAGAAGGGCATTGCAGATGTGAATTTAATCATCGAGAGCCTTCCTGATCGCGGACGCTCCAGCTGGCACCTGGGGGCCGTCTGGGCCCTCAGTCAGTACCAGGAGTGTGAG ctGTACCTGGGCATGTATCCTGATGAGCACTTCATAGAGAAGCCCGTGAAGGAGGCCATGAAGAAGTTCAGGAAGCAGCTGGCAGAGATAAGCCTCTCCATCAAAACCAGGAACGAAGGGAAGAAGCTGCCTTACTACAACATGTCTCCTGACAAAATCCCAAACAGTGTTGCTGTTTga
- the slc25a16 gene encoding graves disease carrier protein, which yields MTSEAVVSTSPAISSGTPAKWDYHILRSLVAGGVAGCCAKCTIAPMDRIKILLQAQNPHYRHLGVFAIVKALPKKEGYLGFYKGNGAMMVRIFPYGAIQFVAFETYKELLGKLVGISEHIHSLIAGAMAGMTAVISTYPLDVIRARLAFQVTGEHRYTGIANAFHTIYFKEGGILGFYKGLTPTLIGMAPYAGCSFYTFSTLKSMGLKHFPEMLGQPSSDNPDVLILKTHVNILCGGIAGAIGQTISYPLDVARRRMQLGTGLPDSEKCSSLRKTLTYVYKEFGIKKGLYRGLSLNYIRCIPSQAVAFTTYEYMKQVLHLN from the exons ATGACATCAGAGGCTGTTGTCTCCACATCTCCTGCTATAAGCAGTGGCACCCCTGCCAAGTGGGACTACCACATTCTTCGGTCCTTGGTAGCTGGAG GTGTGGCAGGATGCTGTGCCAAGTGTACCATAGCTCCTATGGACAGGATCAAGATTCTCCTTCAAGCCCAGAACCCCCATTACAGACACCTTg GAGTGTTTGCAATTGTGAAAGCCTTGCCAAAGAAAGAAGGCTACTTAGGCTTCTACAAGGGTAATGGGGCAATGATGGTCCGCATATTTCCCTATGGAGCCATCCAGTTTGTGGCCTTTGAAACATATAAAGAG CTGCTAGGTAAACTGGTCGGGATCTCTGAACACATACACTCCCTCATTGCAGGAGCTATGGCAG GGATGACTGCGGTAATATCCACCTACCCTTTGGACGTTATCAGAGCTAGACTGGCCTTCCAGGTGACAGGAGAGCATCGATACACTGGAATTGCAAATGCCTTCCATACCATCTACTTTAAG GAAGGGGGCATCTTGGGCTTCTACAAGGGACTCACTCCAACACTTATTGGAATGGCTCCTTATGCAG GTTGCTCGTTTTACACCTTCAGCACGCTGAAGAGCATGGGGTTGAAACATTTCCCAGAGATGCTGGGACAGCCCTCCTCAGACAACCCTGATGTCCTCATTCTGAAAACGCACGTTAACATTCTGTGTGGGGGGATTGCCGGTGCCATCGGTCAGACAATATC GTACCCTTTGGATGTGGCTAGGAGAAGAATGCAGCTAGGAACCGGGCTTCCTGACTCCGAGAAATGTTC ATCTCTGAGAAAAACGCTGACGTATGTGTACAAAGAGTTTGGCATCAAGAAGGGATTGTACCGAGGCCTTTCTCTCAACTACATCCGCTGCATCCCATCCCAGGCAGTGGCCTTCACCACCTATGAGTACATGAAGCAGGTCCTCCACCTGAACTAG